A region of the bacterium genome:
TTTGAATTTTGCATTTTGATTTTTTATTAAATCCTTACCATAATTTTGCATTTTGATTTTTGCATTTTGCATTTTCTTCTACCATCCCCTTCTATCGCCAATCATATCAATAAGCCTCAAGGAATAGAGGCGAATTTCATGAATAAGCTCTGATGTCTTTATCTGAAAGAAGTTATAGAAAACAATGCCTATTACAGCAACAACAAGGCCTCCTGCTGTTGCAACCAATGCCTCAGAAATACCAGCTGCAACAACATTCATCCCAGAGGAACCAGATGCCGCAATGCTTGAAAATGCCCTCATTATCCCTACAACTGTGCCAAACAAACCAATGAATGGTGCGATGCTTCCAATTGTGGCAAGAACCCATATATTCTTCCTAAATCCTTTAAGCTCATAATCCTCTGCTGTTTTTATAGTATCTAAAAATTCCTCTTTGCTCCTGTCATGCTTAAGAAGGCCTGCCTTAAATATCCTTCCAAGTGGACCACCTGTAACCTCGCATATAGTGATAGCCTCCATTATTCCACCCTTTAAGACTACCTCCTCTATCCTAAAGATAAATTCCTCAGCCTCTTGATTAAGCCTTCTTGTTTTAAAACAAACATTTATCCATTTTTCTATGGCAACCCAAAGAAGGATAAAGGAACAAAGAAAAAGGGGCCACATAGCTATCCCTCCCCTCTTTATAAGCTCAAGTAATGAAAGATCTTGAAATTCCATTATTAAAAAGTATAGTTTTAAATTATTGTATTGTCTACTATTATTTTGTATTTAATCCATTTTTTTACGAAATTTTGTATTTACTCACCTTCTCACCAAGTAATAAACCATAAATCCTAAAGTCCATTTAATAAGATGTTAAGCAAACATTTTAAACCCTATCCTAATGCACCATAATTCGCGATGAGCCAAAAACAAAACCTGACCTCCCGATCTTCTTTCTTTTACTTAAGCCTTGTGTAATAGATTGTTGGTTAAATTTTCCTCTTTATCTTTTCCTCCAATTATATAGACAAAATCCTTGTATCTTGCTATTGAATGGTTTGTTGTTATCTCGGGAAGGCTTATTGTAGGGCTAAAACCTGTAATCTCTCCATCGGGGTTTATCCTTGCTGATATTACGCTTGATGTTCCCTCCTGAAAGTCTATGATTCCTCCAAAATAATAGATAGAGCTTCCCCTTATTATGCCACCTCCATTTTGAAGGGCATAGCCAATGTCTGCGGTGGTTATTTCTTTGATGTCTCCTTTATTTTCATCGGCTTTTATGGTATAAACCTTATCGTTGGCAATAACATATATCCTCTGGTTTGTTGGAATGGCTATGTGTCCATTAGTGGCTTGGGAAAGGAGTTTTTGTGATTCCTTCCAATCTTTAATTCCTCCAAGGGGGTCTATGAGGGCACAGTATATCTTGTTTGTTGGTGTAAAGTTATTGTCCTTCTTTTCTTTTCCTCCTTGATTTTATCTTTTAATGTATTTAAAATCATCATATTTTACAATCTATTGCAACTACCTCCCCTAAGAAATGGTGGATATGGTTAAGATTAAGAACAATTTCTTAAGCATCTTCTTACCACTCAAAGCTTTGGATAAGAATTATTCCTTCCTCTTTTGCCTTTTGGATAATCTTTGAAGGTGCATAATGGGTGAGTAATATCCTTACAATATCATCCTTGTATTGCTTCCTTATTGCCTTTACTTTTCTCTCTAATTGTTTAAATTTCTCAAAATCCTTCATCTTTGATTCTGCCTCACCTACGATTATTATAGGCTTTCCATTCCTTTTTCCAATAGCAAATATGTTTATTTCCTCTCCCTTTATTTCTGTCCTTACAAATCTTTCGGTTATCTCTATTCCCTCTCTTTCCTTTAAATATTTGGGTAATGCCCGATATGCTTCATTCTCAAGGGCATATCCCATTGTCTCTCCAATGCCTCCTACATTATCATTTGTCCTTTCAATAGCCAGGGTTAATTTTTTTATCTCTATTTGCGTTTCTTTCTGTGCTTCGGCAAGCTCTTTCTGGGCTGTTGCAAACTCCTCAACCCTTGCCTCGGTTCGCTTTTGGGCTTGGGCAAGGGCTTTTACATCAAGGGTAAGGTCGGATACCTCAACTGCAAGATCATTTACCCTAACCCCAAGCTCCTTTACAATCCCCTTAAGCTCATTAAAGTCAGATGCCTTTACAAGCTCGTTATAACTGTCAAAGATGGCTGAGGCAAGGACATCTGCCTGGTTTTTTTCAAATACTCCCTCTAACCTTTCCCTTATAACTGTTGGTGTTGCAATCAATTTAAATCACCTCTTTTAATACCTTATCAAATTTAACCTTCATACTTACCTTCATAGCTTTAAGTATAACCCAAAATCTTAAATTTAGCAAGATGTTTTTGCATAATATTTTTGTAACTACTTTAAGTTAAGGTTTTTTAAGTAAATTACAGTTACAACCTAAAGATATGGGGTATGTGTTTAGCTCCTTAATATGTGTTGAGCTTCCTTTATGCTAAAGAGCCAGAAATCGCTTTGTTTAATTGTTTAGCGAAGCTAAACATGTACAAAATCCAAAATCCATTTCTTCCCTTTTAGTTTTAAGTTTTTCAAAGAAGTTTGTAAAGAAAGCCAAAGCTTACTTAATTCGTGGTAAATTTATCTTAAATTAAAAAGAATCCGCGAATGGGCAGGAATGAAGCACGAATGAACACAAATAGGGGATACAAAATCAGTGTTTTATCTGTGGCTAAATAGTAAAATATGGATAGACTGAATAGTTAATTATTTTTAATCCATTCCAGAAATTTTAAAAAGCCCATTCTCTGTCTCCACAACAAGAAGACCTTGACTGTCTATATCAATCGCCCTTCCAGAGATATTTTCAAATTGCACCTCTTTTCCTATTGTAATACATCTTTCTTTTATTATTGGAATCTGCTCTGAAATTCCATCAATATTTTGATAAATTTCATCTATACCATTTAGTATAGAAAGGAATAAATCCTCAAGAGAGACCTCTTTTTTTAATTCCTCTTTTATGGATGTTGCATTTTCTGGAAGAAGCCCTTTATCTATATTTACATTTATCCCAACTCCGATAATTAACCAATTTACCCTGTTTAATGATACATCTGTTTCTATAAGGATTCCTCCAATTTTCTTTTCGTTAATATATAAATCATTTGGCCATTTGGTAAAGCAAAAAAGCCCTGTCTCCTGCTTTATTGCCTCACTTATTGCAAAGGAAATCCCTAAAGAAAATAAAGAAAGGCTATCTACATTTAGGTTGTATGGAAATAAAATAATAGAAAACCAAAGCCCTCCTTTTGGAGATATCCATTTGTCCCCCCTCCTTCCCCTTCCAGATGATTGAATTTCAGAAATAACAACCTCTCCATCATTCGCACCTGATAAAATAAGGCTTCTTGCCAAATCCTGCGTAGAGCCAATTGTATCAAAGCGATGGATATTTTTTCCAATCTTATTTAGTAACAATTCTACTTTCTTTAAGTTCGGCTTCTTTTAATGCAGACAAAGCATTAGAAAGAAGCTCTGTATGGTTTATTATAGAGCTGTGAAAGCTTGCACTCCCAATAATTATTGGGATATTTATCTGTCTTAAAACCTCTCTTCTTATTCTATCGGAAACAGCAAAAGCCTCTTTTTGTCCTATTCTATGAATAAGGAGATAAAATTTCTCATCCTTCATTGCCACAAGGTCTTCTTTTCGGGTCTGAAAATTGAGGATAAGCCCAAGTCTTTCTAAAACAGAGGGGTCTTTTATCTCACCATCTATTTTAACGATTAAAATAGAGAATACATCATTAAGGTTCCTTACTCTCTCTATCTCCTTTCTTATTGCCTCTTCAAAATAATAGTAGTTAAAGAGACTGGTTACTTTATCTACGATGAGAAGCCGGTCTATTTCTCCTGAAAGCCTTAAATTTTCTATAATCAAGGAGGATATGCTGGTTATGATTCTTGAAAACTTCTGTTCTTCAATACCAAATCTCCTTTCCCTCTTACATCCTCCAATTAAAACACCAATCCTTTCTCCTTTTATGGTCAGAGGAAAAATGATGAGCGAGACAATCCCCATTCTTTGATATGGAATAAGGGATTCTTTTTTCTCCTTGCTAATATTCTCCAAAACCAAAGGTCTTCCCTCTGAAATAACCTCATTCATACATTCCTTTACCTTCTCAGATTCTCCAATAATATCATCGCCTGCAATTACTTTTAGCCTTTTTTTCTCTATTACTGCAATAAGATTTATTTCTGTTTTAAGGTATGAAGAAAAGGCAGAGATTATGGAAAAAAACATCTCTCCTAGACTTTGGGTTCTATCTATCCTTAAGGAAATATTATAGAGTTGCTCAAGCTCTCTTCTTTCGACCTCAATTCTTTCTTGCTTTTCCTTCATCTCCTTCTGCAGCATTGCTGCCCTTCTTGTTTCATATTCAACCTCTCTCTGGGCAAATCTTACTTCTTTGGCAATATAGAATGAGACTGTCCAGATTCCAAAGAATATAGGAATTCTTATAAGAAAAGAGACCCATTCTCCTTTATTTAAAAGAAAAATTAAAAGATAGATAAGGGATATTGCAAGGGTAAGGCCAAAGGATGTGATTGGTCTATAGTAGCAAGCTGAAAAGATAATGGGAAATAGAAAGAAGAGAAAAAATGGGCTTTCTATTATCCCAGTTCCTAAGACAATAGAGCTTATAAAAACTATATCCAGGGTGCTTTCAGCATAAGCTATTCTTTCCCATTCTTTCTTTAAGATAAAGATTCTTGCTATAATGTTATATATGGTAAGGACAATGATGGGGAGGAAAAGGTTTAGTTTATTTGTCCAATCCGGGTATTTTATCTGGAGGACAAGGATGGTTAAAACAAGAACAAACCATCTTATTCGGTTTGCGATGATGAATATTCTACCGGCAAATCCTATTTCTTTTTCCATCCAATGGTTCTATTTTTCCCCTTTTCCTTTGCAATTGTCATAGCCCTGTCTGCATAGAGAAGAATTTCGTCAAACTTCTTTCCATCCTGTGGAAATGATGAAACTCCAATACTTACTGTAATAGGCTCTGTATTCTCAACAAGGGTGGCTTCACTTACACATTTTCTTATTCTTTCAGAAACCATTATTCCCTCTCCTTTATCTGCAGAGGGAAGGATTGCAACAAATTCCTCTTCTCCAAATCTTGCAAGGAAATCATTTTCCCTTAAAGAGCCTGTAAGATTAAGGGCTAAAGCACAAAGCATCTGATTTCCAATATGATGGCCATATTTTTCATTGAATTCTTTAAAATTATCTATATCTATCATAAGCAAAGAGAGGCTACAAGAAAACCTTTCTGCTTTGTGTATCTCCTTTTTTAGGGTTTCAATGAAATACTTGTAGTTATAAAGACCAGTTAGCTCATCTGTAATGGTCATTCTCTTTATCTCCTCGTTAAGATAGGCATTTTTTATAGATAAAGAGGTTCTACAAGCAATAAGAAGAAGAAATTTTAAGTAGTCTTCCTCCTTGAATTCCTTTGAATATGATGAGGCACAAACAAATACCCCTAGACATTCATTATCAACAATAAGTGGAATTCCTATGTAGAAAGCTGGCCCATTTTTAAATTGAGAAGGATCCCATTTTAACAGGTCATTTATAACCAATGGCTCTTTTTTTAAAACCGTCCTTCCTATTGGACCTTCTCCAATCCTTGTTTTTTCGGGAAAAGAAGGAGGAATGTTTTTTGTTCCTCCAGTAAGCTTAAGGCTTTCATTTTTTTCCATAAGCCATATTCCAGATATATCAAGGTTTAAAAAAGAAATTGTGGTATTACAAATATTGGTAAGCTGCTCGGAAAGACTAATATCTCCTTGTGTTTTTAAAGAGATATTATACACCTCAGAGAGAACTTTATTTTTCTTTTGAATTGCCACTACATTATGATGAAAGGCTCTAAGCAGATGCTTAACCTTTTCCTTTTCAATCTCAAGCTCCTCTCCCTGGCTTCTTATCTCTATACTTGAAAATATACTTAATCCACAAACTGCAAAGAGGACAGGAATTTTTAAACAAAGAATAGGGATTATGTTTTTAAAATTAGCACCAGAAAGAATTAAAATAAGGATATAAAGAAGGCATATTCCAAGCGTTATAAGGAGGGTCTTACCTGGCGAATAATAGATTGCAGAAAACATAATAATAACAATAAAGAATATCCAAAATGGGCTATTGTATCCCCCCGTAAGGTAAATAATACCTATAAGAAATATTGTATCCATCACAGTCTCCGCATAGCATATATTTCTTGTCCTTTCGTAGATTTCTGGAAGGTTAAGAAACCTTGTTGATATATTGTAGATTAAAAAGATTACAAGGAGAAGGTAAATATTTGGCCAGTTTTCAGAAGGAAAAGGGACAAATTGAAGCCCAAACAATATAAAAGTAAGAAAAAGCCATCTTGCCTTATATGATATTTCAAGTGCCTTTTGAGAAAATGTTCCCTCTTTCATTGCTTTATTATTTATTATAATGTATATGTTTATCATTTTCAAGATATTTTTCTTGCTAAAATTCTTTTTTTTATATATAATGTAGTTTTTTATGATTTCCGAGGAGGTTTTGGAAAAAATTTATGAAAGGTGTAGCCTT
Encoded here:
- a CDS encoding MotA/TolQ/ExbB proton channel family protein codes for the protein MEFQDLSLLELIKRGGIAMWPLFLCSFILLWVAIEKWINVCFKTRRLNQEAEEFIFRIEEVVLKGGIMEAITICEVTGGPLGRIFKAGLLKHDRSKEEFLDTIKTAEDYELKGFRKNIWVLATIGSIAPFIGLFGTVVGIMRAFSSIAASGSSGMNVVAAGISEALVATAGGLVVAVIGIVFYNFFQIKTSELIHEIRLYSLRLIDMIGDRRGW
- a CDS encoding biotin--[acetyl-CoA-carboxylase] ligase, giving the protein MLLNKIGKNIHRFDTIGSTQDLARSLILSGANDGEVVISEIQSSGRGRRGDKWISPKGGLWFSIILFPYNLNVDSLSLFSLGISFAISEAIKQETGLFCFTKWPNDLYINEKKIGGILIETDVSLNRVNWLIIGVGINVNIDKGLLPENATSIKEELKKEVSLEDLFLSILNGIDEIYQNIDGISEQIPIIKERCITIGKEVQFENISGRAIDIDSQGLLVVETENGLFKISGMD
- a CDS encoding diguanylate cyclase produces the protein MEKEIGFAGRIFIIANRIRWFVLVLTILVLQIKYPDWTNKLNLFLPIIVLTIYNIIARIFILKKEWERIAYAESTLDIVFISSIVLGTGIIESPFFLFFLFPIIFSACYYRPITSFGLTLAISLIYLLIFLLNKGEWVSFLIRIPIFFGIWTVSFYIAKEVRFAQREVEYETRRAAMLQKEMKEKQERIEVERRELEQLYNISLRIDRTQSLGEMFFSIISAFSSYLKTEINLIAVIEKKRLKVIAGDDIIGESEKVKECMNEVISEGRPLVLENISKEKKESLIPYQRMGIVSLIIFPLTIKGERIGVLIGGCKRERRFGIEEQKFSRIITSISSLIIENLRLSGEIDRLLIVDKVTSLFNYYYFEEAIRKEIERVRNLNDVFSILIVKIDGEIKDPSVLERLGLILNFQTRKEDLVAMKDEKFYLLIHRIGQKEAFAVSDRIRREVLRQINIPIIIGSASFHSSIINHTELLSNALSALKEAELKESRIVTK
- a CDS encoding sensor domain-containing diguanylate cyclase, coding for MINIYIIINNKAMKEGTFSQKALEISYKARWLFLTFILFGLQFVPFPSENWPNIYLLLVIFLIYNISTRFLNLPEIYERTRNICYAETVMDTIFLIGIIYLTGGYNSPFWIFFIVIIMFSAIYYSPGKTLLITLGICLLYILILILSGANFKNIIPILCLKIPVLFAVCGLSIFSSIEIRSQGEELEIEKEKVKHLLRAFHHNVVAIQKKNKVLSEVYNISLKTQGDISLSEQLTNICNTTISFLNLDISGIWLMEKNESLKLTGGTKNIPPSFPEKTRIGEGPIGRTVLKKEPLVINDLLKWDPSQFKNGPAFYIGIPLIVDNECLGVFVCASSYSKEFKEEDYLKFLLLIACRTSLSIKNAYLNEEIKRMTITDELTGLYNYKYFIETLKKEIHKAERFSCSLSLLMIDIDNFKEFNEKYGHHIGNQMLCALALNLTGSLRENDFLARFGEEEFVAILPSADKGEGIMVSERIRKCVSEATLVENTEPITVSIGVSSFPQDGKKFDEILLYADRAMTIAKEKGKNRTIGWKKK